In Colias croceus chromosome 26, ilColCroc2.1, one DNA window encodes the following:
- the LOC123703405 gene encoding protein lethal(2)essential for life-like produces the protein MSLLPFILGYEHPHRILDQDFGLALTPDDLLTAAVAPMLSRDYYRPWRQLAAAARDVGSTIKSDKEKFQVNLDVQHFSPEEITVKTADGFIVVEGKHEEKKDEHGFISRQFIRRYALPEGCDPETVESRLSSDGVLTVIAPRTAPALKNERSVPIAQTGPVRKEIKDQTSQASANGEK, from the coding sequence ATGTCTCTTCTACCATTCATCCTTGGCTACGAACATCCCCACCGCATCCTGGACCAGGACTTTGGCTTGGCACTGACTCCTGATGATTTGCTGACAGCGGCTGTTGCTCCTATGCTCTCTCGGGACTACTACCGGCCCTGGCGCCAGTTGGCTGCTGCCGCGCGAGATGTCGGTTCCACTATCAAGTCCGACAAAGAAAAGTTTCAAGTCAACTTGGACGTTCAGCACTTCTCGCCAGAAGAGATTACAGTAAAGACCGCCGATGGTTTCATCGTGGTCGAGGGAAAGCATGAAGAGAAAAAGGATGAGCACGGATTTATTTCACGGCAGTTCATCCGGCGCTACGCCCTGCCTGAAGGCTGCGACCCAGAAACTGTTGAATCTCGACTTTCATCTGATGGTGTGTTGACGGTTATCGCTCCGAGGACTGCTCCAGCTTTGAAGAACGAGAGATCGGTGCCGATCGCACAAACTGGACCAGTCAGAAAGGAAATCAAGGATCAGACGTCACAGGCTAGCGCTAATGGAGAGAAATAA